One genomic segment of Musa acuminata AAA Group cultivar baxijiao chromosome BXJ3-3, Cavendish_Baxijiao_AAA, whole genome shotgun sequence includes these proteins:
- the LOC103974166 gene encoding protein SEEDLING LETHAL 1, chloroplastic-like yields the protein MEEVFPFCSYRGLRQVPQIPTTLLSRNAPVQPRLPLLSSPRAARLSLHTPIPLPEKPPKLSPTLPLLPPDSAPSSSSSFRDKLLFLDALGVDLFAAAAAHPALVAAPLADLRVAVDFLRSLGLAAPEIRRACGMCPEILTAAPADLAAAVAFLLREAGVQGRDLRRVIGRRPRLLVSDVARRLRPTLYFLQMLGVAPIARHASLLSCSVEEKLLPRLDFLEEVGFSYRDARAMARRFPQLFCYSIEENLRPKSQFFVSEMRGELRELRDFPQYFSFSLANRIRPRHQSCKEKGASFPLPALLRPNNEQFNAQLEVRISSSSPLRRSPLWLASLDTDL from the coding sequence atggAAGAGGTCTTCCCGTTTTGCTCCTACCGCGGCCTCCGCCAAGTTCCCCAAATCCCCACCACCCTTCTTTCCCGGAATGCCCCTGTGCAGCCCCGCCTCCCTCTGCTTTCCAGTCCAAGAGCCGCTCGCCTTTCCCTGCATACCCCCATCCCGCTTCCCGAAAAGCCCCCCAAATTATCCCCCACTCTTCCCCTTCTGCCTCCCGATTCcgccccctcttcctcctcctccttccgcgACAAGCTCCTCTTCCTCGACGCCCTTGGCGTCGACCTCTTCGCCGCAGCCGCCGCCCACCCGGCCCTCGTTGCCGCTCCCCTCGCCGACCTCCGCGTCGCCGTCGACTTCCTCCGCTCCCTCGGCCTCGCCGCCCCCGAGATCCGCCGCGCCTGCGGCATGTGCCCCGAGATCCTCACCGCCGCCCCCGCCGAcctcgccgccgccgtcgccttcCTCCTCCGCGAGGCCGGCGTCCAGGGCCGCGATCTCCGACGCGTCATCGGTCGCCGCCCCCGCCTCCTCGTCTCCGATGTGGCCCGCCGCCTCCGCCCCACCCTCTACTTCCTCCAGATGCTCGGCGTCGCGCCCATCGCGCGGCATGCCTCGCTGCTCTCCTGCAGCGTCGAGGAGAAGCTCCTCCCCAGGCTCGACTTCCTGGAAGAGGTCGGCTTCTCGTATCGGGACGCTCGGGCCATGGCCAGGAGGTTTCCTCAGCTCTTCTGCTACAGCATAGAGGAGAATCTGAGGCCCAAGTCGCAATTTTTCGTGTCGGAGATGCGGGGGGAGCTCCGCGAGCTGAGGGACTTCCCACAGTACTTCTCCTTCAGCTTGGCGAACAGGATAAGGCCGAGGCATCAGTCATGCAAGGAGAAGGGCGCATCCTTCCCACTGCCCGCATTGCTGAGGCCAAACAACGAGCAGTTCAATGCCCAACTGGAGGTACGCATTAGCTCTTCTTCTCCACTGAGAAGATCGCCTCTTTGGCTCGCAAGTTTGGATACCGATCTGTAG
- the LOC135633549 gene encoding probable UDP-N-acetylglucosamine--peptide N-acetylglucosaminyltransferase SPINDLY: protein MALTEETGNGKKRDSTQLENENPKEFRSISDVCPVQSQVPLLKKKFEGKDGLAYANILRSRNKFADAQVLYESIIENDSTNVEALIGKGICLQMQNHLRQAFACFVESIRLDPQNACALTHCGVIYKDEGHLLEAAESYQKALKADPSYKLAAECLAIVLTDLGTSLKLAGNTDEGIQKYFDALKVDGHYAPAYYNLGVVYSEMMQYDLALGCYEKAVVERPLYAEAYCNMGVIYKNRGDLEAAIACYERCLTVSPNFEIAKNNMAIALTDLGTKVKLEGDINQGVAYYKKALYYNWHYADAMYNLGVAYGEMLKFDMAIVFYELALHFNPHCAEACNNLGVIYKDRDNLDKAVECYQMALSIKPNFSQSLNNLGVVFTVQGKMDAAASMIEKAIIANPTYAEAYNNLGVLYRDVGNISLAIEAYERCLQIDPDSRNAGQNRLLAMNYIDEGLDDRLFEAHREWGRRFMNLYPQYTSWDNPKDMERPLVVGYVSPDYFTHSVSYFIEAPLSHHNYANYKVVVYSAVVKADAKTLKFKDRVLKKGGLWRDIYGVDERKVASMVRDDKIDILVELTGHTANNKLGMMACRPAPVQVTWIGYPNTTGLPTIDYRMTDGLVDPPNTRQKNVEELVRLPECFLCYTPSPEAGPVSPTPALSNGFITFGSFNNLAKITPNVLRVWATILCAVPNSRLVVKCKPFCCDSVRQRFLSTLEQMGLESLRVDLLPLILFNHDHMQAYSLMDISLDTFPYAGTTTTCESLYMGVPCVTMAGSVHAHNVGVSLLTKVGLGRLVAKTEEEYVKLALQLASDVSALGELRMTLRELMSKSPVCDGAKFTQGLESTYRNMWHRYCRGDVPATRHIESLKDQPPLSDKILVRFSEHKTSNVPEQNHQVQTKMNGVTPNLSLTPNNASCEANGNC from the exons ATGGCACTGACGGAGGAGACTGGTAATGGGAAAAAGAGAGACAGTACGCAATTGGAGAATGAGAATCCAAAAGAATTCAGGTCTATCTCGGATGTGTGCCCAGTTCAGTCCCAAGTTCCCTTGCTCAAAAAGAAGTTCGAGGGGAAAGATGGCCTCGCATATGCCAACATCCTTAGGTCACGAAACAAATTTGCAGACGCTCAAGTTTTGTATGAAAGTATCATCGAGAATGATAGCACCAATGTGGAAGCCCTTATAGGCAAGGGGATTTGTCTCCAAATGCAGAATCACTTACGGCAAGCATTTGCTTGTTTTGTGGAATCAATTAGACTTGATCCACAGAATGCATGTGCCCTCACTCATTGTGGAGTTATTTATAAGGATGAAGGTCACCTGTTGGAGGCTGCCGAG TCATATCAGAAGGCTCTAAAGGCAGATCCCTCATATAAACTGGCTGCAGAGTGCCTTGCTATTGTTTTGACAGATCTTGGAACAAGCTTAAAACTTGCTGGTAACACAGATGAAGGAATTCAGAAGTATTTTGACGCTCTTAAAGTGGACGGTCACTATGCT CCTGCATATTATAACCTTGGAGTTGTGTACTCTGAGATGATGCAATATGACTTGGCTCTTGGCTGCTATGAGAAGGCTGTTGTAGAGAGGCCTCTATATGCAGAAGCATACTGCAACATGGGAGTCATTTATAAAAACAGAGGCGACCTGGAGGCTGCCATCGCTTGCTATGAAAG GTGCTTGACCGTGTCTCCAAACTTTGAGATTGCCAAGAATAACATGGCAATAGCTTTGACAGATCTTGGAACAAAG GTAAAACTTGAGGGTGATATAAACCAAGGTGTGGCATATTACAAGAAAGCTTTATATTACAACTGGCACTATGCTGATGCAATGTATAATCTTGGTGTTGCATATGGTGAAATGCTGAAGTTTGACATG GCAATTGTGTTTTATGAACTTGCATTACACTTCAATCCTCATTGCGCGGAGGCTTGCAACAACTTAGGAGTTATCTATAAGGACAGGGATAATCTGGACAAAGCTGTGGAGTGTTATCAG ATGGCCTTATCAATCAAACCAAACTTCTCCCAATCGCTAAACAATCTTGGTGTGGTTTTTACTGTTCAG GGTAAAATGGATGCTGCTGCCAGCATGATTGAGAAAGCCATTATTGCAAATCCAACTTATGCAGAAGCGTACAATAACTTAG GGGTTCTTTACAGAGATGTGGGCAATATTTCTCTGGCGATTGAAGCATATGAGAGGTGCCTCCAGATAGATCCTGATTCACGTAATGCGGGCCAG AATCGTTTGCTTGCGATGAACTACATAGATGAGGGTTTGGATGATAGACTTTTTGAGGCTCATAG GGAATGGGGACGGCGCTTTATGAATCTATATCCGCAATACACCAGTTGGGATAATCCAAAAGACATGGAGCGACCACTAGTAGTTGGATATGTGTCACCTGATTATTTTACCCACTCTGTTTCATACTTCATTGAAGCACCTCTTTCACACCATAACTATGCAAATTACAAGGTGGTTGTGTACTCTGCTGTTGTGAAG GCAGATGCTAAGACTCTTAAATTTAAAGATAGGGTTCTGAAAAAGGGTGGGCTATGGAGAGATATATATGGTGTTGATGAGAGGAAAGTTGCTAGCATGGTTAGAGATGATAAAATTGATATATTGGTGGAGCTTACTGGTCACACTGCAAACAATAAATTGGGGATGATGGCATGTCGACCTGCTCCTGTCCAG GTTACTtggattggttatccaaatacaaCTGGTTTGCCTACAATTGACTACCGAATGACAGATGGATTAGTTGATCCACCAAATACAAGGCAGAA GAACGTTGAGGAACTAGTTCGTCTGCCAGAATGTTTTCTTTGTTATACTCCTTCTCCTGAAGCTGGTCCTGTTTCACCAACACCAGCTCTTTCCAATGGCTTTATCACTTTTGGAAGCTTTAATAATTTGGCCAAG ATAACACCAAATGTATTGCGAGTCTGGGCAACTATACTCTGTGCGGTTCCAAATTCCAGACTTGTTGTCAAGTGTAAGCCCTTCTGTTGCGATAGTGTAAGACAGAGGTTTCTTTCAACCTTGGAGCAGATGGGGCTGGAATCTTTACGTGTTGATTTATTGCCTCTTATTCTTTTTAACCATGACCATATGCAAGCATATTCCCTGATGGATATCag CTTGGATACATTTCCATATGCTGGAACAACTACCACATGCGAGTCATTATACATGGGGGTTCCATGTGTCACAATGGCAGGTTCTGTACATGCTCATAATGTCGGTGTCAGCCTTCTAACTAAAGTTG GTTTGGGGCGCCTGGTTGCCAAAACAGAAGAGGAATATGTTAAGTTAGCATTACAACTGGCTTCTGATGTCTCGGCTCTGGGGGAGCTAAGAATGACACTACGAGAACTTATGTCGAAGTCTCCGGTTTGTGATGGAGCAAAGTTTACACAAGGACTGGAGTCTACATACAGAAATATGTGGCATAGGTATTGCCGTGGTGATGTACCGGCCACCAGGCACATAGAATCCCTGAAAGATCAACCACCACTGTCTGACAAGATCTTGGTGAGGTTTTCTGAACACAAAACAAGCAATGTTCCAGAACAGAATCACCAGGTGCAAACAAAGATGAATGGTGTTACCCCAAATCTCTCATTGACCCCAAACAATGCCAGCTGTGAGGCAAATGGTAATTGCTGA
- the LOC103979091 gene encoding casparian strip membrane protein 1, with translation MSTSEAAPSATAITIDDSDARGKAPAAAPAPAAPPPAAAPAPKDRRFPFLLRKTKAAGGGCKRGVACFDFLLRLCAIAATLVAAIMMGTTDETLPFFTQFFQFHANFADLPALTFFVVGNAIAAGYLVLSLPFSLAAMVRPQAIGPRLLLFVLDTVMMELTIAAASSATAIVYLAHNGSSKANWVAICLRFDGFCQSISGAVVASFIAVVFFMVLVVMSALVMRKH, from the exons ATGAGCACCAGCGAAGCCGCCCCCTCCGCCACCGCGATCACCATCGATGACTCCGATGCCAGAGGAAAAGCCCCTGCTGCTGCTCCGGCTCCCGCGGCACCTCCTCCTGCTGCCGCCCCCGCCCCTAAAGATCGACGCTTCCCCTTCCTTCTCAGGAAGACCAAGGCCGCTGGTGGGGGGTGCAAGAGAGGCGTAGCCTGCTTCGACTTCCTTCTACGGCTCTGCGCGATAGCTGCTACGCTCGTCGCCGCCATCATGATGGGAACCACCGATGAGACTCTCCCTTTCTTCACTCAGTTCTTCCAGTTCCATGCCAACTTCGCCGATCTCCCTGCCTTGAC GTTCTTCGTGGTGGGGAATGCGATCGCAGCAGGTTACCTCGTCCTCTCCCTCCCCTTCTCCCTAGCCGCCATGGTTCGGCCCCAAGCGATCGGTCCAAGGCTTCTGCTCTTCGTCCTCGACACA GTCATGATGGAGCTGACGATCGCTGCGGCTTCTTCGGCGACGGCCATCGTGTACTTGGCTCACAACGGCAGCTCCAAGGCCAACTGGGTGGCCATCTGCCTGCGGTTCGATGGCTTCTGCCAGAGCATCAGCGGAGCCGTCGTGGCGTCCTTCATAGCCGTCGTCTTCTTCATGGTGTTGGTCGTCATGTCTGCTCTGGTCATGCGGAAGCATTAA
- the LOC103979579 gene encoding uncharacterized protein LOC103979579: MEGDRSPQCGLTTPRSTSVSSDPGVCLRDPSSISSSSGRSGNQLWQRVVVVGGGIGGSLIAKSLQFNADVILIDQKEYFEIPWATMRSMVDPAVADKAIINHTDYLINGKVITASAVDITDTDVITSDGRQVAYDYLVVATGHVASSPKCRKDRLEKFKEANIKMRTSSSVLVIGGGPTGVELASDIASVYPDKKVTLVHNGPRLLGFIGHKAGNKALDWLRSKNVDVLLEQSVDLDSVSEVDGIYITSAGEAIAADCHYVCVKRPLGTSWMRESIVKDSMDKYGQLMVDEHLRVKGRNNIFAIGDIIDVPERKQGVLAQRHAMVVAKNLKLLLKGGNKEIKLSKYRPTVSITMVSLGKKDAVAQLPFTTMTGFLPGLIKSRELFLRKTRKLLGLDHHSVFL; encoded by the exons ATGGAAGGAGACCGCTCGCCCCAGTGCGGCCTCACCACCCCCCGCTCCACCTCCGTCTCTAGCGATCCCGGCGTCTGCCTACGAGACCCCTCCAGCATCTCTAGCAGCAGCGGCCGCAGCGGCAACCAACTCTGGCAAcgcgtcgtcgtcgtcggaggcGGTATAGGCGGCTCTCTCATCGCCAAGTCCCTCCAGTTCAACGCCGACGTCATCCTCATCGACCA GAAGGAGTACTTCGAGATCCCGTGGGCAACGATGAGATCCATGGTGGATCCCGCGGTTGCGGACAAGGCGATCATCAACCACACCGATTACCTAATCAACGGCAAAGTCATCACGGCATCCGCGGTCGACATCACGGACACGGATGTGATCACCTCCGATGGTCGTCAAGTGGCGTACGACTACCTCGTTGTCGCTACTGGCCATGTAGCTTCTTCTCCCAAGTGCAGGAAAGACCGACTCGAAAAGTTCAAGGAAG CGAACATAAAGATGAGGACTTCGAGCTCTGTTCTTGTGATCGGAGGAGGGCCAACCGGCGTCGAACTTGCTTCAGATATCGCATCAGTGTATCCAGATAAGAAGGTGACTTTGGTCCACAACGGACCACGGTTGCTTGGATTCATAGGGCACAAAGCAGGCAACAAAGCCTTGGACTGGTTGAGATCCAAGAATGTTGACGTGCTGTTGGAGCAGTCGGTGGATTTGGATTCCGTATCTGAGGTGGATGGAATATACATCACTTCAGCTGGAGAAGCCATTGCAGCTGACTGCCACTATGTGTGTGTGAAAAGACCTTTGGGGACTTCATGGATGAGAGAGTCGATCGTAAAGGATTCCATGGACAAGTATGGACAGCTTATGGTTGATGAACACTTGAGAGTCAAAGGCCGAAACAATATCTTTGCCATCGGAGACATCATTGATGTACCT GAACGCAAGCAAGGAGTGCTTGCGCAGAGGCACGCCATGGTGGTGGCGAAGAACCTGAAGCTGCTGCTGAAAGGGGGCAACAAGGAGATCAAGCTGAGCAAGTACAGGCCCACAGTCTCGATAACCATGGTCTCCTTGGGGAAGAAGGACGCGGTGGCGCAGCTGCCTTTCACGACAATGACCGGGTTCCTCCCAGGGCTGATCAAATCAAGGGAGTTGTTCCTGCGCAAGACCAGGAAGCTGCTGGGTCTTGATCATCACTCTGTGTTCTTGTGA